From Amphiprion ocellaris isolate individual 3 ecotype Okinawa chromosome 2, ASM2253959v1, whole genome shotgun sequence, a single genomic window includes:
- the mrpl54 gene encoding 39S ribosomal protein L54, mitochondrial, with protein MLGNGLLRIAPLTKCITNGGTTLLCRTSPLNRIQTCLYAKKAAAKGKGKGMMKEELKGPEVCRDPVRLTSYAVGVNILKQGEDPKLKPHEDYPEWLFQLNLGMPKKLHELESDTWEYWKRLRKENIWRSNRLHKGKKF; from the exons ATGTTGGGAAATGGTTTACTTCGGATTGCGCCGTTAACGAAATGCATCACAAACGGCGGTACAACGTTGCTGTGCAGAACGAGCCCGTTAAACAGAATACAGACGTGTTTATACGCCAAGAAAGCTG CGGCCAAAGGAAAAGGTAAAGGTATGATGAAGGAGGAGCTGAAAGGTCCAGAGGTGTGTAGAGACCCAGTCAGACTGACGTCTTACGCAGTCGGAGTCAACATCCTCAAACAGGGGGAAGACCCCAAACTGAAGCCTCATGAGGATTATCCTGAGTG GCTGTTCCAGTTGAACCTGGGAATGCCCAAAAAGCTGCACGAGCTGGAATCGGACACCTGGGAGTACTGGAAACGTCTGAGGAAGGAGAACATTTGGCGTTCCAACAGACTGCACAAAGGAAAGAAGTTCTAG